TAAACTTTATTTCGAAAGTGGAAGGCTTGCCGGACGCGCCGGGCGAGGGGTATCAATGGGGCGGCCAATTTTTTATGAATGGACCGCGGATCCATGAGTTTTTGCAAGAAATGAACAGAGAAGTTCTGTCTTCTTACGATTTGATAACCGTTGGCGAAATGCCGGGCGTTTCACCGGAGCAGGCGGTTTTGTACACAGGTGAAGACAGACAGGAACTGCATATGGTGTTTCAATTTGAACATATGGATTTGGACTCCGGGAATGGCGGCAAATGGGATATCAAACCGTGGAGTTTGCATGATTTCAAACAAACGATGACAAAATGGCAGGTATCTTTGTCAGGGAAAGGCTGGAACAGCCTATATTTAAACAATCACGACCAGCCGCGAATGGTCTCACGCTTCGGGAATGACGGGGAATTTCATAAGGAAAGTGCGAAAATGCTGGCTACGTGTCTGCATATGATGCAGGGCACTCCGTATATTTACCAAGGCGAGGAACTCGGCATGACAAATGTGGCGTTTTCGACCATTGACGATTATCGGGATATCGAAACGATCAATATGTTTCGAGAACGTATACAGCAGGGAGAAGAGACAGAACATGTGATGCATTCCATTCATGCCAAAGGCAGGGATAACGCGCGCACACCGATGCAGTGGGACGACACGGAAAACGCAGGGTTTGGAAAAGGCACCCCCTGGCTTCCGGTCAATCCCAATTACGTGTCGATCAATGCACGGCAGCAATGGAGCGATCCGGACTCCATTTTTCATTACTACCAAAGATTGATCCAATTGCGCAAACAATACGAGCTCATCGTATACGGATCGTATGAATTGATTCTTGCCGATCATCCGGAGATTTACGCGTACACGCGGAAATGGAAGAATGAACAAATATTGGTGATTTTAAACTTTTTTGCGGGCACACCTGTTTTCGAGATGCCGCAAGATATACGATTTGCACAACCAAAACTTTTGATCAGCAATTACAGTGTGGATCAAAATGAGAACATTCGAAACATTTCTTTACGGCCCTATGAAGCGAGGGTATATCATTTTATAATTTCCTGAATTTTGTAAAATTACCAAGGACACTTGCCGTCCGTGATGGCAGGTGTCTTTTTATGTTGCATTTTCAGAAATGTATGTTTTAGAAGTGCCATTCGTTAAATATTTCTTGAATGGAAACTTTTCGGGAACTGCTCATAAGATTATAAAGGTCAACTGCTACATGCAGCGGAGGGCTTGGAAGAATTCAAATACGAACATCAGGTGAGGCGAAATGAAAAAAGTATGGCGAATCATTCTTATTGTCGTTTGCTTGGGCGGCATTTCATTTGCAATTTCCTATTTTGTTACATCAGGAACGGCAGAGCAAAGACATCCTTCGCAGGCAAGTGTTGCAAAACATAATTTGAATCTCGATTCGAGACATCCCAATCCTTCCGTTCAGCAAGAAAAACCGCGGATCTATACAGTGAAAAGACCGACGCCAGAGCAAATTCAACAAGCACATGCCGCATATCAAGCGTATTTGAATCGTCTGAAGACAGTACCAGGCAAGGAAATCGGGTATTTTCATACTTCGTTAAACGGAGATAATGCCAGTGGTCGAGTTCAAAACATTCTACTGGCATCAAAATTGATTAATGGAACAGTGCTTCTGCCCGGGCAGCAATTTTCATTTAATCGTACGACAGGTGATTCCAATAATCCTGCCAATGGTTGGAAACATGCAATCGAAATTGTAAACAATAAATTTGTTATGGGGTATGGAGGCGGGATCTGTCAAGTATCCACAACGATGTATAATGCAGTGCTGCAAGCGAGGTTGAGAATTGATGAACGTTATACACACAGCTTGCCCGTCCCATATGTGGCACATGGAAAAGATGCAACAGTCGATTATCCGCTGCTTGATTTTAAATTTACGAATTCGCTCCAACAGCCTGTCAGAATTCAAACGTTTGTCAGTGGAAATGATGTGATTTGCAAGATTTTTCTTTTGTCCCCACAGAGATAAGTATCACTAGGGGAGTGCGTGCACCTGTTGCAGCAGAAAAGTAACATTCAAGACCCTGCTTACACTCCGATCGCTCCCACAGGTCCGCCGGCTGCCGGAGTCACTGTACCTGCAAAAACTCCTTGCGAGACAGTGTGGACAAGAGGCATAACGTATTTGGTATCACCGATATGCAATACGGCGCTTGAAGAGACGATGGCGATCTCAATATATTGAATGGTACTTTTGCCTCGTGATTCTGTCCGCATTCGATTCCCGTCAGCTTCAAAACGTTGAAATGCCGCTTCGCAAGCAGCATAGCGCTCCCGTATTTCCCTGAACTGTTCCGGGTCGGGAGCAGGAGACACAATACTTAAGTCTCCTTTTGTTTCCACATCCACCTGGTTTGCCAGATGAAATCGTGTGCGTGAACGCGGAAATGTTTGCGTATTAAAGCTTGCAGCACCGCGAGGACCGCCTGCCGCAAATGAATCGATGTGGGGCAAGACGGCATTACTGTCTCCGATTTGAACGACTCCCGAGATTGTTACGCTTTTGATTTTGACTGCAGGTATCACAACGAATTTCTTTCCAAAAGGCTTCATATGCATCGCTCCGCATGTCGGTTATATTTACAATACTATGTCGCCATAGGCATAGGCGTTCCGAATTATTACATAACATACAACTACGATATCATTAAGAAAGGATTCAGACGCCGCTCTGTCTGAATCCTTTCTTTCATACTATGTTTTCTTTATACGCTCTTGAGGAATTTAGCTGCCGAGAAAAGGCAGCGTGCCGCCAAATGTTTGATAGATCAGCAAAATATTTAGAAAAATGATCAGAATCGCACAGATGGCGGAAAGGACTGTAGTTCGTTTCCTGTTTGTCAATACACCCATGATATCTTTGCGTCTTGTAAAGTAAATGAGTGCAAGAATCGGGAGCGGCAACACGAGACTTAAAATGACCTGACTGATGACGAGTGTCCGGGTCGGATCAACGCCAAGCGCTACGATAACTACCGTTGGCAGCATGGTTATTACCCGCCGCAGCCACAATGGAATGGTAAACCCTACAAACCCCTGCATGATGACTTGGCCCGCCATTGTTCCCACGACGGAACTGGAGATGCCGGAAGATAATAATGACACCAAAAACACGGCAGCGGCAGCAGAACCAAGCAAAGGTGTCAATGTTTGATACGCTGTCGTGATATCCGAAACTGTGTTGTGTCCGGATGCGTGGAATACGGCAGCAGCCATGTACATCATGGCAAGGTTCACAAGTCCTGCAAGCGACATGGCGAGAATGACTTCTTTTGTGCTGAAGGATTGTATTTTACGTTTCTCGTTATCATTTCTTGGCACGATCCGATTTTGCGTAAGGCTGGAATGTAAATAGATCGCGTGCGGCATAACGGTTGCGCCGATTACGCCTACAGCCAGCAGAAAACTGTCACGGTTGCCTAACCATGGAACGAAACTATGATAGGCAATCTGATGAAAATCGGGCCTGGATAAAAAAGTTTCAACCAAATAGCATAAGCCTATGAGAATCGCCAAGGAAGCAATCACTTTTTCCAATGGCCGAAAGCCGCGCCGCTCCAAGAGCAGAATCAAGTATGTGGCAATCCCGGTCAAAATTGTGGCAAATATCATCGGAATTCCAAATAATAAATTGAGACCGAGTGTTGCCCCAAGAAATTCAGCCAAATCTGTCGCCATTGCGGCAATTTCGGAAAAAATCCACATAAGAAGCGACAGAGATTTCGGAAAATAATCCCGACAGAGCTCCGGCAGGTTTTTACCTGTTGCGATTCCCAGCTTTGCAGACATGTTTTGCAAAAGCATTGCCATCAGGTTTGCAAGTATAACGACCCACAACATGTTATACCCGAATTCGGAACCGCTTTGTATGTTTGTCGCAAAATTTCCCGGATCGATGTAAGCAATGGATGTTACAAAAGCCGGCCCTAAAAACGGCACCAGTGCGCGGATTCCTTTTCGGTGACCCGCAATGGCCGCTCGACCGGCAGACTCGGTTTTATTTTGGGAAGCCTGATTCAGCAGGCGAGTATTCATATTGGAAAGATGAAATGGATTCATGGGTATCTTCCTTTCCTACATTGATGCATGGATTTGATCCCAAGAATATCGTTGTTATATATGGGACAAATAGTTTCGCTAGGACTACATACTTTCATTCGGACTTTTTTTTTCCTTAAGGAAACTTTATGAGAATATTATATTACATTTTTCTGAAAATGTTACAAATAAAAATGTAGATAATTAAATTTAGATGAAAGAAATGTTTGGGAACAAAACGCAGAAATAAATGGAAATAAGTAGAAGAGAAAGTTAGTTGACCGTTCATTGAACTTTTTAGCTTTATTCAAGTTAAGCTTTAACGCAAAAAAGCGATACCACATAACGTGATATCGTGAAAAAGGGGATATCGATTACTAATAAGTATACGATTAAATATTAAAAAATTCTATAGGTTGACAAATTATTTTTTTGATTTCAAATGATTTGAATATTTGCATTTGGTACGGGAGGGAAACAGGAATAATGCAAACGATCTAAGTCAAACATGTAAATAAATCGTTTCAATCCCTGAAAGTTTTGGAGGACATCAATCTGACGATCCAAAAAGGGGAATTTGCGGCAATCGTTGGGCCTTCCGGCTGCGGGAAAAGCACGATTCTCCGTATGATTGCCGGACTTGAAACACCAGATACCGGTGAAGTACTGGCAGAGCAAGAGATCATTCAACGCCCTTCGCCGGATCGCATGATGATTTTTCAAGAGCATGCACTGTACCCGTGGCTGACAGTTGAGGAAAATGTGGGTTTTGGTTTAGAATTGAAGAGTGTTTCAAAAAGCGAACGAAAGACTCGCGTGGAATCTGTTTTGAAAAAAGTAGGCTTGGATGGATTTCAAAGCTACTACCCGAGTCAACTGTCGGGTGGAATGCGTCAACTGGGACTGGCTGTATAGAATAGACAGTAGTCCTAAAGAACGTATTGCACGGAATGGCAGTATGTTTTAGAGGATTCGTCTTTGAATGAAAGTGTTTAATATAGGGGTGAATGAGAAGAATGAACGTGTATGATTCAGTTTTGGAACTGATTGGCCGAACTCCGGTTGTTCGCTTGAATCGTTTGCCAAGCGCAGACGGGGCAAGTGTTTTTATGAAATTGGAATCATTCAATCCCGGACGAAGCGTAAAAGATCGGGCGGCATGGAGGATGATCGAGAAAGCGGAACAAGACGGCAAGATCTTGCCGCATAAAAGCACGATCATCGAACCGACTTCTGGAAACACCGGCATCGGGATTGCAATGGTATGTGCGGCGAGAGGATATCGCTGCATCATTACAATGCCTGATAATGCAACAATTGAACGGGTGAAAATTTTAAAAGGATTCGGTGCGGAAGTGTACCTGACGCCGGCGGCTCAGCGGATGCAAGGGGCGATTGATGAAGCAAACCGTCTTGCAGCACAAATTCCGGATAGTTTTATTCCGATGCAATTTGAAAATCCGGCCAACCCGGATGCACATCGGGACACGACTGCAGTTGAAATTTATGAAGCGTTTGAAGGTCAATTGGATGCTCTCGTATTAACGGCAGGTACAGGTGGAACGGTGACTGGAACAGGCGAAGAATTAAAAAGGCGGATCCCTGGTTTAAAGATTTACGTTGTCGAACCGGCTGGATCTCCCGTACTTTCCGGCGGCAAGCCCGGACCCCATAAAATACCCGGGACCGGACCAGGATTTATTCCAAGCATATTAAATCGCGGGATTTACGATGAAATTTTGTTGATAAATGATGATGATGCGCAAACCACCGCACGGCAACTGGCAGCACAAGAGGGCATTCTGGTCGGTGCTTCCGGTGCCGCTTCTGCTTTTTTTGCGATCCAAATCGCCCAAACATTGCCGAAGAATGGGAGGGTATTAAGCATCGCGCCGGATACAGGGGAAAGATACTTATCATCCGATTTGTTTGCCTAAGTAAATAACCGAGATCCGATCGTAACGGCTGCTGGAAATAAAAATAGTTCAGCAGCCGTTTTGTTAACGGAGTTCCGTATATCGCACATGATTGCAAATTCACGAATGTTTAAAATTGGATATGCAAGAATTCTGGAGGGCAGAAATGAGAATTTTAGTTGTAGAAGATGATCAATCCTTACGGAATGCCATTATTACCATACTAGAGGACGAAGGATTTCGCATCGATCATGCAGGAACGGGTGATGACGGATTATATCTTGCCGAACAAGGAATTTATGATGTTATTGTTTTGGATATCATGTTGCCGGGGATTGATGGGATATCCATTATCAAGGAATTGCGTACACAAGGAGTAGCTACACCTGTCATTTTTTTAACGGCGAAAGACAGTGTAGAATCTCGGGTAAAAGGCCTGGATGCAGGAGCTGACGACTATCTGGTAAAGCCGTTTGCCATTGAAGAATTGCTTGCAAGAATTCGTGCCTTGTTGCGGCGAAATGGGAAAATCGGAGAAGAACAAGAAATTTCCTATGGTCCTATCACCATTTCTCTGAAAGAACATGATGGATTTGTTCAAAATCATCCTCTGAAGCTGACAGCAAAAGAGTATGAATTGTTGGAATATCTGATTCGCAACAAAGAACAAATTTTGACGCGAGAACAGATTTTTAACCGAATATGGGGAATTGATTCGGACAAAAGCGAGGGAATCGTTGAACTGTATATCCATTACATACGGAAAAAACTTGCTGCATTTGGTTGTGATTCGGTCATTCGTACGATTCGGAGCATTGGCTATATGCTGAAGGAGGATTCGGAAATTGTTTCATAAGACTCGGGTCCGCCTTGTACTCTTAAATGCAATCGTATTCTTTTTCATATTAAATGGTTTTGGAGCTACTTTGTATTTTTATATGCAATATCGGTTGTACGCACAAGTGGATGGGCACCTTCACGATATCGCTTTACGCATTCAGCATGGGGACGTGATTCGCGGCGTGATGGATCGGAGAAATAAAGAAAGGGATCGGGATAGCCTTTTGGTTTGGGATGTGCAAGGAAATTTGCTTCAGCAAATTCCGCCGGATGCATTTCCCATCGATCAGATCCACTTGTTTCACTCCCAATTGCTTCATCATAATAGTTTCCAAACGTTGTTTTTGGGAGATACGCCATATCGCGTATATCAAATCAACCTGCCAGACCGGGAAAAAACCATTCAAATCCTTTACGATATGCAGTATGAGCATGATATGTTGGAGAGTTTGTTGTTTGTCATCGCAATCGGAGCCATCATAAGTGTGGTATTGGCGATCATATCCGGTTTGTTCCTCGCGAATCGCGCATTAATACCGATTCAAAACTCTTGGAAAAAACAGCAACAGTTTACCGCTGATGCATCGCATGAACTGCGAACGCCGCTAACGGTGATGAAACTCTATCTGGAACGTTTATTTCGCCACCCTGATCATACGGTTGAACAGGAAAGTGAACATATTTCCGTAATGATTATGGAAACCAAACGGATGATTCAAATGGTCAATGATTTATTAACATTGGCAAGATCCGATTCCAACGAGATTCAACTCATCAAACAGACAGTTCATCTGGATGCGACCGTCAAGAGAACGGTCAACCAATTTCAGGATATGGCGGCACTCAAAAGCATAACATTGGAAACAAACATAGAATCTGCGCTTGAAATGACTGGAGACGAAGAAAGGCTGCACCAGTTATTTGTCATTTTGCTGGACAATGCTGTGAAGTATACGGAAGAGTATGGAACGATTACTGTGACATGCAAAAAAACTGGCACGAAACACGGTTATTTGCTGCAAGTAAGCGTACAGGATACAGGTGCGGGGATTCCGGAACAGGATCTTCCCTATATTTTTGACCGCTTTTATCGAGGTGACAAAGCCAGAACGCGCAAAGAAGGAGGGACCGGATTAGGTCTTTCGATTGCAAAGTGGATTATCGATGCACATGACGGGAAAATACGTGTTGAAAGCAAAATGGGAATTGGAACGACTATCATTGTGAGTTTTCCTGTGAAAAAACTATAAGAGCAACTAAAGCTTTTCCCAAAATAACCGATCAATGAATTATGGGAGGTTCATATGAAAGATTTTAAAGAGCGGTATGGTCCATGGGCGCTTGTCACCGGAGCTTCTGCCGGGATCGGTGCAGAATTCGCCAAACAATTGGCAGCACGGAGGATGAATCTGATGTTAGTGGCCCGCCGAAAAGATAGATTGGATCAATTAAAGGAAAAACTTGAAGCACAATTTTTCATACAGGTCAAAACCATAACTGCAGATCTTGCTGATGAGAAATTTATGGAAAAGATTCGCCCGGAGATTGCCGCTGTGGATCTCGGTCTTTTGATTAATAATGCGGGATTCGCCAATACGGGAGAGTTTTTAACGAATCACTTGGAAAAAGAATTGGAACTGTTATATGTGAATTGCCGGGCTCCCATGATTCTCGGACACGAAATAGGGATTCGCCTAAAACAACGAAAAAGCGGCGGAATCATCTTTACTTCTTCCATGGTCTCGGCTGCACCCATGCCATATTGGGCCACATACTCGGCATCAAAAGCATTTGATTTATTTCTCGCTGAAGCTATGCATTGGGAATTAAAAGACAGCGGTGTGGACGTATTGGCACTTTGTCCTGGCGGTACCAATACGGAATTTCAACAAGTGGCCAATATTCATTTGCCTGGAATGAGTGTAAAACATGTCGTTCAGTTGGCGTTAGAGCGATTGGGAAAGAAATCCAGCGTCATTCCTGGAGTCGGCAACCGAATGCGCTATGTGTCATTGAAAGTATTGCCAAAGTTTATATCCGCGCGTGCCATTTTACAAGTCATGAAACGACTGGCGAAATCGGAAGTGTAGATATCGGAAGTGTAGAAAAATGAAAATAAAGATTCAGTTATCGGACATTGATTTGTACTTTTTTCGTTTGCAATTCCAGTAATTTTTGTAAAAGATCTTGCTGTTGTTCGGGATCAATCGTTTTCCATTTCAAACCATACCGATAAACCCGATTCGATTTTTTCCCCCATATAATATCCGCATCGATTGTATAACTCGTCTCGTGTAATGAAATTTGGATCGTTGCAAATACATCGGATTCATTTATAGGGAATTTTAGCGGTGTAACAATTTGTGCTCCTCCGGCAGACACGTCTATTAGCATACATCGTCCCCAAGAGCTTTTCTTTCGATGGACGTTGAGATGAAATAGAGTGTCTCTGCCAATTGTTACGCGAAAGTATCTTCTGCGATTCTGCTGTTCATCCATTCTTTTCACCTTAACATTCTGTAGTTTCGGTTGAAACTACATGTTTCTTATTCGTATCATTTAGAATAGTATTCGTTTCGTCATGATTCAATTCCTGCCTTTATAATTCAATTCGCTATAATTGGAAATACATCAGCTTTGAACTTTTTCAATCGGATACTTGTCCATATTTATAAGAAACAGTACTACAAACACAAGAAATCAAACGTACAAAGAGGAGGCACAGACAATGGCAAGTGTCGTAAAACAGGCCGTATATTTCGGATTGGGAGCCGTATCATTTACGAAAGAAAAACTGAAAAATTGGGTGGATGACAATCAAATTTTAGAACGGGGAGAACGGGAAAAAGAAGAAATGCGTCGTTTTATTAAAGATTCCATTCAAAGTTCATTTTCAAAACTTAATATTCCCCAGCAATCTGACATCCATCGTCTCGAACAGCGGATTGCAAAATTAGAGGAATTGCTGGCTCAAAAACAGTAATATGTTTGTCCCATTTCAATAGGTTTGTTCAACTTTGGCTAACAGGTTTTGTGCCTGTTAGTTTTTTTGTGAAAAATGATGCAATGCGGCTTGGCTTTGAATCAAATGGTATTTTTGCTTTCGGCACATGTGTTTTATTTCATATTCCCGCTTTAATCCCGAAGACATGGAGGGAATTTCCTCCACATACACCAATGTTACAGGCGTTCTTCCTCTCGTATATTTGGCTCCTTTTCCTTCATTATGAAGACGCAAACGTTTGGCCAGATTGTTTGTATAACCGGTATAGAGAGTTCCGTCTTTACACTGCAGAATGTATACGACATGAGACATTGTACTGCTCCTAACGCATTGGTTTGCAAGAGGATATAGATTATTAGTATAGCTGTTTGATTTGCTGAAAACAAGCGTCGTTCATCCAACTGTTGTTTGGCCAACTACTGTCCATTCAGCGTGTGATTCATCCAGCGGTTTCTCATTTATCGGTTATTATTCTCAATTCATAAAATATAGTGAATATTGAAAATAATATTGCATGGTGATATATTTTAACTACCAAATGTGTGAATGATTGAATGGGTTGGATCATGAAGTGAATACGTGCCGGTTTAAAGGGGTCGTGACAAAAATGAAAGTTGCAACATTTATTTTGGCTCGCTTGATGCCCGTATGGATTGTGCTGTTTGCTTTATTGGCAGTCTTTATGCCAAAAACATTTCAAAGTTGGGATGCAGCAACAAATCCAGCGATTGGATTCGTTCTGTTCATTATGGGACTGACGATTGATCGAAGTCGTCTCAAAGGATTCATGATTCGCCCTTCGCGACCCCTCTTGGGTTCATTTGGAAAATGGTTGATTGCATCAATTGTGTCAATTGTCCTGGCGTTTTTATTTTTTGGTGTTTCGGAGATCTCCTATGGAGTCATTATGTCCGGCATTGTCCCCAGTGGAACATCTGCGAATTTAAATTCCCTGATTGGCCGCGGCGATCTCGCCCTAAGCATGACAATGTCTGCCATCGATACATTTATTGGCCCTCTAATTACACCTCTTTTGGCAAAACTGTTCATCGGATCCAGTGTTCATGTGGACTATCTTGCATTTCTGATAAAAATCATGGAAATTGTTTTTTTGCCTCTGACAGTTGGAATGTTTCTGCAGTGGAAGTTCTCCAAATTCAACACATCAATCAAGCCATATGCTCCCATTGCTTCTGCAATCGCTCTATATATTTTGGTTTTGGGAGTTGCCGGCAATGCCAGCAAATCCTTATTGCAGCATGCTTCGATATTGCCAATCCTCATATTGTGTGTGATTGTACAGATTGTTTTACAAATGGGTCTAGGGTATGGATACGCCAAACTATTACGGTTTGACGAATCGTCATGCAGATCTGTGCTGTTTGAGGTGGGAATTTGCAATTCTGCATTAGCCACTGTCCTTGCCAATGATGCATTTGGACCATTGGCAGGAATGGCATCCATGGCAAATATGTTATGCAATTTGACATTAGGAAGTTTGACGGCAGCAATTTTGGCGTCCGTCCCGACGCATCGGCTGAAAGTCATTCGAGGCGGGAATAAGAAACCGACAGCGAAGTCTTTGTAAGCGTTTCATTGATAAAATAGACCCCTTCTAAAGCGGGAGCTGGAAGGGGTCTTTGGTATTAAGGCGTCTTGTTGAATAAAACGTGAAGTGAAAAAGTCATCGGAGTCGAACGAAGCAGTCAGAGTTTGCGTGGCAGGAATGTACGGAAAGGCTGGCAATTTTACATTGCCGCGTCCAAACGTTTCTTTACCCTTTCAATTTCGCGTTTGTTTTGATTTGTAACATCCCAATTGATATCAATGTCTCTTTGGATCAAAGAAAAGCGTTCGAGAATTTCCATGTGCCGTTCTTCACTTTTTCGCTCCAGATTATCCATCCGTTGCTCCAAGGAATCCATTCGTTGTTCCAGGGAACCCATTCGTTGTTCCAGGGAATCCATCCGTTGTTCCAGGGAACCCATTCGTTGTTCCAGGGAATCCATCCGTTGTTCCAGGGAATCCATCCGTTGTTCCAGGGAACCCATTCGTTGCTCCAAGGAACCGATTCGCTGCTCCATTGCCAATTGACTTTTTAAAAATTGATCTTGTGTTGTCAGTATCATGGAAATCTGTTGCCGCATTTCCCGCT
Above is a window of Fodinisporobacter ferrooxydans DNA encoding:
- a CDS encoding glycoside hydrolase family 13 protein, translating into MKRAWWKEAVVYQIYPRSFKDSNGDGIGDLSGIISRLDYLKELGIDVIWLSPVYKSPNDDNGYDISDYQDIMDEFGTLEDFNQLLAEAHKQGIKIMMDLVVNHTSDEHPWFVESRSSKDNPKRDYYIWRHGQNGKEPNNWVSCFSGPAWEYDAHTDEYYLHIFSKKQPDLNWENPQLRKEIYDMMRWWLDKGIDGFRMDVINFISKVEGLPDAPGEGYQWGGQFFMNGPRIHEFLQEMNREVLSSYDLITVGEMPGVSPEQAVLYTGEDRQELHMVFQFEHMDLDSGNGGKWDIKPWSLHDFKQTMTKWQVSLSGKGWNSLYLNNHDQPRMVSRFGNDGEFHKESAKMLATCLHMMQGTPYIYQGEELGMTNVAFSTIDDYRDIETINMFRERIQQGEETEHVMHSIHAKGRDNARTPMQWDDTENAGFGKGTPWLPVNPNYVSINARQQWSDPDSIFHYYQRLIQLRKQYELIVYGSYELILADHPEIYAYTRKWKNEQILVILNFFAGTPVFEMPQDIRFAQPKLLISNYSVDQNENIRNISLRPYEARVYHFIIS
- a CDS encoding VanW family protein, which translates into the protein MKKVWRIILIVVCLGGISFAISYFVTSGTAEQRHPSQASVAKHNLNLDSRHPNPSVQQEKPRIYTVKRPTPEQIQQAHAAYQAYLNRLKTVPGKEIGYFHTSLNGDNASGRVQNILLASKLINGTVLLPGQQFSFNRTTGDSNNPANGWKHAIEIVNNKFVMGYGGGICQVSTTMYNAVLQARLRIDERYTHSLPVPYVAHGKDATVDYPLLDFKFTNSLQQPVRIQTFVSGNDVICKIFLLSPQR
- a CDS encoding Nramp family divalent metal transporter, which codes for MNTRLLNQASQNKTESAGRAAIAGHRKGIRALVPFLGPAFVTSIAYIDPGNFATNIQSGSEFGYNMLWVVILANLMAMLLQNMSAKLGIATGKNLPELCRDYFPKSLSLLMWIFSEIAAMATDLAEFLGATLGLNLLFGIPMIFATILTGIATYLILLLERRGFRPLEKVIASLAILIGLCYLVETFLSRPDFHQIAYHSFVPWLGNRDSFLLAVGVIGATVMPHAIYLHSSLTQNRIVPRNDNEKRKIQSFSTKEVILAMSLAGLVNLAMMYMAAAVFHASGHNTVSDITTAYQTLTPLLGSAAAAVFLVSLLSSGISSSVVGTMAGQVIMQGFVGFTIPLWLRRVITMLPTVVIVALGVDPTRTLVISQVILSLVLPLPILALIYFTRRKDIMGVLTNRKRTTVLSAICAILIIFLNILLIYQTFGGTLPFLGS
- a CDS encoding ABC transporter ATP-binding protein, with protein sequence MEDINLTIQKGEFAAIVGPSGCGKSTILRMIAGLETPDTGEVLAEQEIIQRPSPDRMMIFQEHALYPWLTVEENVGFGLELKSVSKSERKTRVESVLKKVGLDGFQSYYPSQLSGGMRQLGLAV
- the cysK gene encoding cysteine synthase A is translated as MNVYDSVLELIGRTPVVRLNRLPSADGASVFMKLESFNPGRSVKDRAAWRMIEKAEQDGKILPHKSTIIEPTSGNTGIGIAMVCAARGYRCIITMPDNATIERVKILKGFGAEVYLTPAAQRMQGAIDEANRLAAQIPDSFIPMQFENPANPDAHRDTTAVEIYEAFEGQLDALVLTAGTGGTVTGTGEELKRRIPGLKIYVVEPAGSPVLSGGKPGPHKIPGTGPGFIPSILNRGIYDEILLINDDDAQTTARQLAAQEGILVGASGAASAFFAIQIAQTLPKNGRVLSIAPDTGERYLSSDLFA
- a CDS encoding response regulator transcription factor, which encodes MRILVVEDDQSLRNAIITILEDEGFRIDHAGTGDDGLYLAEQGIYDVIVLDIMLPGIDGISIIKELRTQGVATPVIFLTAKDSVESRVKGLDAGADDYLVKPFAIEELLARIRALLRRNGKIGEEQEISYGPITISLKEHDGFVQNHPLKLTAKEYELLEYLIRNKEQILTREQIFNRIWGIDSDKSEGIVELYIHYIRKKLAAFGCDSVIRTIRSIGYMLKEDSEIVS
- a CDS encoding sensor histidine kinase gives rise to the protein MFHKTRVRLVLLNAIVFFFILNGFGATLYFYMQYRLYAQVDGHLHDIALRIQHGDVIRGVMDRRNKERDRDSLLVWDVQGNLLQQIPPDAFPIDQIHLFHSQLLHHNSFQTLFLGDTPYRVYQINLPDREKTIQILYDMQYEHDMLESLLFVIAIGAIISVVLAIISGLFLANRALIPIQNSWKKQQQFTADASHELRTPLTVMKLYLERLFRHPDHTVEQESEHISVMIMETKRMIQMVNDLLTLARSDSNEIQLIKQTVHLDATVKRTVNQFQDMAALKSITLETNIESALEMTGDEERLHQLFVILLDNAVKYTEEYGTITVTCKKTGTKHGYLLQVSVQDTGAGIPEQDLPYIFDRFYRGDKARTRKEGGTGLGLSIAKWIIDAHDGKIRVESKMGIGTTIIVSFPVKKL
- a CDS encoding SDR family NAD(P)-dependent oxidoreductase; this encodes MKDFKERYGPWALVTGASAGIGAEFAKQLAARRMNLMLVARRKDRLDQLKEKLEAQFFIQVKTITADLADEKFMEKIRPEIAAVDLGLLINNAGFANTGEFLTNHLEKELELLYVNCRAPMILGHEIGIRLKQRKSGGIIFTSSMVSAAPMPYWATYSASKAFDLFLAEAMHWELKDSGVDVLALCPGGTNTEFQQVANIHLPGMSVKHVVQLALERLGKKSSVIPGVGNRMRYVSLKVLPKFISARAILQVMKRLAKSEV
- a CDS encoding PilZ domain-containing protein; protein product: MDEQQNRRRYFRVTIGRDTLFHLNVHRKKSSWGRCMLIDVSAGGAQIVTPLKFPINESDVFATIQISLHETSYTIDADIIWGKKSNRVYRYGLKWKTIDPEQQQDLLQKLLELQTKKVQINVR
- a CDS encoding phasin family protein, translated to MASVVKQAVYFGLGAVSFTKEKLKNWVDDNQILERGEREKEEMRRFIKDSIQSSFSKLNIPQQSDIHRLEQRIAKLEELLAQKQ
- a CDS encoding GIY-YIG nuclease family protein, giving the protein MSHVVYILQCKDGTLYTGYTNNLAKRLRLHNEGKGAKYTRGRTPVTLVYVEEIPSMSSGLKREYEIKHMCRKQKYHLIQSQAALHHFSQKN
- a CDS encoding bile acid:sodium symporter family protein; amino-acid sequence: MKVATFILARLMPVWIVLFALLAVFMPKTFQSWDAATNPAIGFVLFIMGLTIDRSRLKGFMIRPSRPLLGSFGKWLIASIVSIVLAFLFFGVSEISYGVIMSGIVPSGTSANLNSLIGRGDLALSMTMSAIDTFIGPLITPLLAKLFIGSSVHVDYLAFLIKIMEIVFLPLTVGMFLQWKFSKFNTSIKPYAPIASAIALYILVLGVAGNASKSLLQHASILPILILCVIVQIVLQMGLGYGYAKLLRFDESSCRSVLFEVGICNSALATVLANDAFGPLAGMASMANMLCNLTLGSLTAAILASVPTHRLKVIRGGNKKPTAKSL